A stretch of DNA from Salvelinus fontinalis isolate EN_2023a chromosome 17, ASM2944872v1, whole genome shotgun sequence:
TCCTGTCAGATGCTTGGAATACCCGTTGGGTTGAATCCAGCCATAGGTCGGACTATGGGAAATTTGTCCTGACTGCTGGGAAATTCTATGGAGATGCAGAGAAAGACAAAGGTAGATGTCATGGACCTACGACTTCATGCAGTAGAATAAAGAACCTTGAATGTATTTTCTATTACACGCTAGAGGCTTATTTTATCCCTCTGAGGTTATGACTGTCCATGTGATGAAATATCTGGTTGTATGACCCCAGCGTTGTTTTGAGAATGTCAGATTGTCAGTCTTACACATGTCTGCTCTCTGTGTGGAGCAGGAGCCATCTCTGAAGTTGAAAAAGTTATATCATATCTTATCGCCCCCAGGTCTCCAGACCAGCCAGGATGCCCACTTCTACTCTTCTTCTGCTCGCTTTGAGCCCTTCACCAACCAGGCCAAGACCCTGGTGATCCAGTTCACTGTCAAGCACGAGCAGAACATCGACTGCGGGGGAGGCTACATCAAGCTATTCCCCGCTGACCTCGACCAGGCAGACATGCATGGAGACTCTAACTACAACAtcatgttcggtaaagttcatcaGGAACAATGAGATTTGATTGAAAACCAGTTCCTCCCTTGTTACACATTCAACATTCAGAGAAATTGTCAAGGTCgtatatttattttgtattgCTAATCATAGTGTTTTTCTCCAGGTCCAGACATCTGTGGCCCAGCCACGAAGAAAGTTCATGTCATTATCAACTACCAGGGCAAGAATCACCTCATCAGAAAGGACATCAGATGCAAGGTACAGTAAGCCTATATCCCAAATCAGGCTTCTTCAATATCTTATATCCTCATTGGGAGGAATCAAAATCAATCGTCTTTGTTTTGCAGGATGATGAGTACACCCATCTGTACACTCTGATCCTGAACCCTGACAACACGTATGAGGTGAAGATTGACAACAAGAAGGCGGAGTCTGGAAGTCTGGAGGAGGACTGGGACATTCTGCCCCCTAAAAAGGTCAAGGACCCCGAGGCTGTGAAACCAGATCactgggatgagagagagaggatggaggaccCAGACGATAAGAAACCAGAGGTGGGTAAGATGGACTCCTAGCCTGCCTGGACCCATGGCTGTTTCTGCACTCAACAATGCTACGCTAGCTAGCCACATTATTGTGCGGGCAGGACAAcggcagaaacagactggcagacCAGGCATCTAGCCAGCTATTCTGATTCAAAAGCTATCCATCTTGTCAATCATTTATGAGTAATATGTCTTTCATGAATGTAGTTTTATTAATGATTAGTTCATGATTCTGTTATTTGTCAGGACTGGGATAGCCCCGAGAACATTGCTGACCCTGACGCTAAGCAGCCTGAGGATTGGGATGATGAGATGGACGGTGAATGGGAGCCACCCATGGTCTCCAACCCTGACTATAAGGCAAGCAGTCAGACACTTCATAACTGGGGTGTTTTCCTAGCTCTACACATATGGCAGGATCACATTTTATTTCTCATAATATTAGACAAGGACGCAGACAAGGTGACAGTAGCTTTCCCTGTGCTTTGGATTACTGCTTCAATTATATGAACAGCTGTTTGATTGATTTGTTTGCTTTCTCAGGGTGAATGGAAACCCCGCAAGATTGATAACCCTGACTACAAGGGCAAATGGTTGCATCCTGAGATTGACAATCCAGACTACAGTGCAGACACTGAGATCTACAGATTTGACAGCATAGGAGTCATTGGCCTGGACCTGTGGCAGGTACTGTGGAGGCCCTTATTCAGTCTTTTTAATACCTTAGTTATTGATAATGAATACTAAAGAGTGGAATCGAATTGAAAAGGATTCAGTTTGGGATCATTCTTTTTAAAAGCCCTCTATATTTTAATTTAATCGAAAAGAGAAAAGGAAACGCATCTCTGAAAGTCTTTTTGCCCTGAAATGTTTGAAGTAATTCAGACTTATTCATTGCCGTCACAGGTGAAATCTGGGACTATCTTCGATAACTTCCTGATCACAGATGATGCTACGCTGGCAGAAGAAGTCGGCAATGAGACCTGGGGTCAGACTAAGGTCAGTGGCACTCACCTCTCAGGTTCACACTTACATATTCACACTGGTGTCTCTCTCGAGTCGCATTCCCCCCAACCCGTTCCCTTGCAATTTGTTCCAGGATGCTTTGTCTGAATAAATCCACTATTTTGCTGTCAGATCCTTACGAAGACATATTTGTAACGTTGCCTACCAGCACACTACAAACTGTAAAAATGCTAATTCCTGTGGTTTGTTAAAAAGGCTGTCTGTTTCATGTTCTGTAGGACCCAGAAAAAAAGATGAAGGAGTcccaggaggagaaggagaggaagaaactAGAGGCAGAAGAGATGGCGGGGAAAGAGGAGACAAAAGACGAGcctggagaagaggaggaggaggaagaagaggaagagttgGAGcatgaagaa
This window harbors:
- the LOC129814252 gene encoding calreticulin-like produces the protein MLVSVLLMIALASAEPSVYFREQFEDDAWNTRWVESSHRSDYGKFVLTAGKFYGDAEKDKGLQTSQDAHFYSSSARFEPFTNQAKTLVIQFTVKHEQNIDCGGGYIKLFPADLDQADMHGDSNYNIMFGPDICGPATKKVHVIINYQGKNHLIRKDIRCKDDEYTHLYTLILNPDNTYEVKIDNKKAESGSLEEDWDILPPKKVKDPEAVKPDHWDERERMEDPDDKKPEDWDSPENIADPDAKQPEDWDDEMDGEWEPPMVSNPDYKGEWKPRKIDNPDYKGKWLHPEIDNPDYSADTEIYRFDSIGVIGLDLWQVKSGTIFDNFLITDDATLAEEVGNETWGQTKDPEKKMKESQEEKERKKLEAEEMAGKEETKDEPGEEEEEEEEEELEHEEEEEEEEEEETGAQEEEEETDSIKDEL